A genome region from Chitinophagales bacterium includes the following:
- a CDS encoding tail fiber domain-containing protein: MKKNYFLPSTLLLVLLSTSLFVAAQSGRVGIGTSNPEQKLDVAGSAKANDKVIGTRGFVAGSVTTDTAKAVFSTDITNKGFYIPRLTTTQKNSLGLTLNATNKGLLVFDTTLNRTDFWDGTAWKAVGDGAGGPPSGAAGGDLTGNYPTPSIANNAVNSTKIVDNSITGNDIQNNTIDLTSKVNNVLPVANGGTGVNTVTGIIQGNGGAPVTGVAASAGNQVLRRNNANTAYEFAQVQYSDVAGTPSALPPSGAAGGDLTGSYPTPSIANNAVNSTKIADGTIIAADLNQMGAGTGQVLQWNGSAWVPTTPSAGTVTSVSGTAPIASSGGNTPTISITPATGSAAGSMSATDKAKLDAATAANNANTVVMRDASGNFSAGVVSANLDGQWQRIDDRTIAPSDINSGYAKFGFTSWANNNSSPYADFLHLRSYTDATGGNDNLVMFRKDQIGMRIYQQAWNSATPYSSYKDVAFQQDIDGSFIKNQTAQQTGANFNISGTGTVGTLSFTAPTGDPSPYITARTVPAGQGNANEKTELILFHTNDGTNSSGPDQITLRAPALSFQTYNDAAVSDINNNAGYNERMYITPTGNVGIGTTNPTYKLHVAGIGSGNGVLIGNYNDQLGWNGSGGKPFYAIRFAGYRDVVSNFTGAMISAVRSNLCCSGLSQSMNLSFFVQPYTATVSGDGNLYEAARMDYAGIIATDYYYFSDKRLKSNVEPIQYGLSDLLKMNPVSYSMAHPRTFNVNDGLKDATTEKSFGFIAQDLNNVAPELVNKPQDPNSYWSVSYGKLTPILVKSIQEQQKMIEALQKQNEIFKQEIEELKKK, translated from the coding sequence CTTCTAATCCCGAACAGAAATTAGACGTAGCAGGAAGCGCCAAAGCAAACGATAAAGTTATTGGTACACGCGGCTTTGTGGCTGGCAGTGTTACTACCGATACGGCAAAAGCAGTGTTTTCTACCGATATTACAAATAAGGGTTTCTATATTCCAAGATTAACTACTACACAAAAAAACAGCTTAGGATTAACTCTTAACGCTACCAACAAAGGTTTATTGGTTTTTGATACCACTTTAAACCGAACCGATTTTTGGGACGGTACTGCTTGGAAAGCAGTGGGTGATGGTGCCGGTGGACCACCTTCTGGTGCTGCCGGTGGTGATTTAACAGGAAACTATCCTACACCTTCTATTGCCAATAATGCCGTAAACTCAACTAAAATTGTAGATAACAGTATTACAGGGAACGATATTCAAAACAATACTATTGACCTTACTTCTAAAGTAAATAATGTATTGCCCGTAGCAAATGGCGGTACAGGTGTAAACACCGTAACCGGTATTATACAAGGCAATGGTGGAGCGCCTGTAACTGGTGTAGCTGCTTCTGCAGGCAATCAAGTTCTTAGAAGAAACAATGCTAACACAGCTTATGAATTTGCACAAGTACAATACAGCGATGTTGCCGGAACACCAAGTGCATTACCGCCAAGCGGAGCAGCAGGAGGCGATTTAACAGGAAGCTATCCTACACCTTCTATTGCCAATAATGCCGTAAACTCAACTAAAATTGCTGATGGAACTATTATAGCTGCAGACCTTAATCAAATGGGTGCCGGAACAGGGCAAGTCCTTCAATGGAATGGCTCAGCATGGGTACCTACTACACCTTCTGCCGGAACGGTAACTAGTGTAAGCGGCACTGCTCCGATTGCTTCGTCTGGAGGTAATACTCCTACTATCAGCATTACTCCCGCTACAGGAAGTGCAGCAGGAAGCATGAGCGCAACCGACAAAGCAAAACTAGATGCTGCTACAGCAGCTAATAATGCAAACACAGTGGTAATGCGCGATGCATCCGGCAATTTTAGTGCAGGAGTGGTAAGTGCTAATTTAGATGGTCAATGGCAACGCATTGATGACCGTACTATTGCACCTTCTGACATCAATAGTGGTTATGCAAAATTTGGATTTACCTCATGGGCAAATAACAACAGCAGCCCTTATGCCGATTTCTTGCATTTGCGCTCTTACACCGATGCTACGGGAGGCAACGATAACTTAGTTATGTTCCGTAAAGACCAAATTGGCATGCGCATTTACCAACAAGCATGGAACAGCGCTACTCCTTATAGCAGCTATAAAGATGTTGCCTTCCAACAAGATATAGATGGCAGCTTTATTAAAAACCAGACCGCACAGCAAACTGGCGCAAACTTCAATATTAGCGGCACGGGAACCGTGGGTACTTTATCTTTTACTGCTCCAACTGGAGACCCTTCTCCATACATCACCGCACGTACCGTTCCTGCAGGACAGGGTAATGCCAATGAAAAAACAGAGCTAATTTTGTTTCATACCAATGATGGAACAAATAGCTCTGGACCCGATCAGATTACCTTGCGTGCACCTGCTTTAAGTTTTCAAACCTATAATGATGCTGCTGTGAGCGATATAAACAATAACGCAGGCTACAACGAAAGAATGTATATAACACCAACCGGAAACGTAGGGATTGGAACTACCAACCCTACCTATAAATTGCATGTGGCTGGGATAGGAAGTGGCAATGGGGTTTTAATTGGAAACTACAATGATCAGTTAGGCTGGAATGGCAGCGGGGGCAAACCCTTTTACGCCATTCGTTTTGCTGGCTATAGAGACGTAGTAAGTAATTTTACGGGAGCGATGATTTCAGCGGTTAGATCTAATCTATGCTGCAGCGGATTGTCTCAATCTATGAATTTGAGTTTCTTTGTACAGCCTTATACAGCTACTGTAAGTGGTGATGGAAATTTGTATGAAGCAGCTAGGATGGATTACGCAGGCATAATAGCAACCGATTACTACTATTTCTCTGATAAGCGACTGAAATCAAATGTGGAACCTATTCAATATGGATTGAGTGATTTGCTAAAGATGAACCCAGTAAGTTATTCTATGGCTCACCCTCGCACTTTTAATGTAAACGATGGATTAAAAGATGCTACTACGGAAAAATCATTCGGATTTATTGCACAAGATTTGAATAATGTGGCACCTGAATTAGTAAATAAACCTCAAGACCCCAACAGCTATTGGAGTGTAAGCTATGGCAAACTTACTCCTATATTAGTAAAATCCATACAGGAACAACAGAAGATGATAGAAGCATTACAAAAGCAAAACGAGATATTCAAACAAGAAATTGAGGAACTGAAGAAAAAGTAA